TGAAGGATGCTTTCTGTTGCAGGTGGAGCAGTTGGTTTTACACTCCGCCTTCTTTATTTCCCCTGATCAGGTCCATCATTAACATGTAACTTTGCAGGGACTTGAACAAAGAACAAGGTTCAGCGGTGAATACGCTTTTCCCAGCATGCTTCCTTTAActcatttagtttaaaatgagtCATTTAATGCTGTCAGTTGGGATGTTTGGTTAATGCAGACTTGCAGATAAAGGTCCCCTCAAGGACAGCCCCTCATTATCCCTCAGCTGTTACCTGCTCCGGTTCCCTGATGCTGCAACCACGAAGAGACTCGACTGGCAGTCGAccactgctgtgaggaaaaaGCACTGGTTGATATGTGGAAATCCTTCCTTGTTCTAAGCTTTATGTGCAGTGTGAAGGTGGTTTTGTTGCAGTATTTCAGTGTCTAACAGCAGAGTGTGTGTTGTTGTGAGGAGAAGAAGGCATGAACTGTAAGTGATGACAAAATGCATCCTGGCCTGACGCCTCGGTGTTTGGAGACCCTGAGAGGTGGAGGTGTTAACCGAGGAAAGGCAGGTGCTAGgtccactgtgtgtgtgtgtgtgtgtgtgtgtgtgtgtgtgtgtgtgtgtgtgtgtgtgtgtgtgtgtgtgtgtgtgtgtgtgtgttcagccaTAAAGGAATAAATCCTGCAGTAATTACATCACATCACTTGTGCAAAAATAATCCAGACACTTCTTGTGTTCCAGATCGAATCAACTTAATTTACCATCTCAGTCCTTCAGCTTCTTAAATTAGCAGAAACTTGGCAGCGCGACTGAATCAAAGTCTCAGCTTGTTCAACAGAAGGAAGACAAATCAATGCCGGTGGCAGCACGTCTCATTTCCGTCTGTTACACATACAAGCCTAAAATCTGCTATAAAACCACCTTCTTTACTGAAGCgtttctttttctccattttcttgcTTGAATAACCTTCGAAAGCTTTAAAAAGGCTCCTATGGGCTTTAATGAATGATTTATTAGCCAGTTAGAAACCATTTAAGCTCTATTATAAGCAATATAAGGTGAGAATTCTAACGTTTAGCATAAAGTAACTAATGAGCCACCACTTCATtagataattattattttattattattattacaattataattattataaaaaggTGATGTTGAGGCTTTTTGATCTTGTATTGCAGTTAAAATATGGATCAGTGAATAGATTAGATGTCAGAAGTTATAGTTATTTATTCCTCTATTTTCTTCATGTATCACATGAAATGTGCAAAAATTGAGATGGAGAGCAATGTGTTGCATCATAAAGAGATAATAGGATCAATTTTGctacagctttttctttttcctccaccCCTGCAGCTCAATGCATTATCCTCCCCACTGTTTCATCTCTGCTCAGTCTTTATGTTTACGCTGCAGAAAACACCCACATTTCCACAGGTGCAGTGTCCCCAGCGTAGTACCGTGGCCTTCAGGGGGTGATGATCCAGCAGGgcagaaaacaaacagtagTAAACAACAGAAGCAGCGGGGAAGGAGCTTCCCTGCCGTGTTGATTATTGAAGGGCTGTAAACAGGCCTGATCCACCGCAGGAGCTCCCGAGCGGGAACCGGCTGATGCAGGCGGCCCACAGAGGGGTCCAACAACATCTGGGTCTCAGCTCACCTCACTGAGCCCCTGCTGCTGTGGCGAAGTGTGGAGGGTTTGTACAAAAAACAAGTAGTACAGCCGAGCAgcagttttatgtaaagaatCCGCCTGGACATAATCAAGACACAAGAAGAAATAGTTTCTGAGCTGAAATATGAGAAGTAAACAAAGAGTGTACCagaaaaaatacagttaaatcACAAATAGATGAATGAAAGTGAGGCTGCTGCACCAAGACACACAGTCTGCTTACAACACTTTAAACTGTGAATCATTATTTGCTCTGAAAGAAAGCAGCAAAGACAAGTAAATGAAACAAATACGATTTATGTGATAATTCTGGCTGAATTTGATTGTGTAGAATATTAACTTTGCACATTCAGTGATATTTAATGAACTGTAGACACACAATAGTCTGAAACAGAGACATTTCCCCATGCATGGCCTCTAGtgacaaaaaaatgtgtattaGATTGATTTCAAACTCACTACACTGTCATGTATCGCCCTCTGCTGGAGGACTGCTGCAATTggacaacaaaataaaataaaatggttcaaattaaaatgaaattggttaaaacctaaataaattacaatagaggcatttaaaaatctaattaaactttaaaaataaacatttaaattatattcaatgccatttttaaatgttcacaAGAACTTTTGACTCATTGAAAAGCTAAAAACAACGTAGtttattgttgaaaataaaaaactctgcacaaagcaaacatttatttagacaATATAACCTGACtggtctaaataaaaacatccagtCTCCACCTTTGATTATGGCCTCACATAGGTGTGGATGATTAATAACTCCTACTGGCTATTTAATTCACACAACTTTAGTCTCCGATGCCTCCACTTTTCAGATAAGCAGTAGAAACGGCTGCGGATGAACTACGTTTGATAGAAAACACAGGAACCAGAAGGGAGTCGTGTCTGCTTGGTCTCTGCatgaagacaagaaaaaaatagagaaatgtCCACAACTGACTGTTAAACAGCCCTAACTCTGGAGATCAGGgtaaaattagtttaaatgaCACTAAACGTAGGAGCAGGATGTTCATCTTCATCTCCCTCTGCAACACGACCACCGTCAGCTGCTCCACCCGAGAAcagatgttaaatgttttatgcaaatgttaaaaatgcctCCAGCTCCTCTGCCCTGCCTCTTAGGAAGATCTGGTTCTTCTCTGCTCCACCTACAAACCCATCGTTCAGCAGCAGCCAGTCATCAGACGCTGAGGATGGAAATGTCTTCTGTAGGCTGCAGACACGTCAACGTCATCACGGAGACGTAACACCATCTTCCCCAGAACATGGAGGTGTCTTCCCACCAAGCCTTCAGGAACAGAGATCCTTCCctgtctgcaccaagatgctTCACATCTTCTACGGGTCTGCGGAGTTCAGCCTGCTTCACAGCTTCGGTTGGAGCAGCAGAACCAAGACTCACACTGATCCAGAAGTTCTGCTTCTGTGCTGGGGACTGACCTGGAGCTGGTGGTAGGGAAAACTACAGAACCTGCTGGACACGATGGACAAATCTTTGCTCCTTCTACACGTGTTCACCTCTACTGACCCATGAACTGTGCAGGAATCCCAGCTGTTAGGGATTAAAGCATTTCTCACTCATTCATGCTGCCTCCTGTTTTCTCCAGTTTAAATCGCCAGTCGGCTTTATTACCACACTTATTAGGTATGACGTGGGGAACATCTCAACATATGCATCTAGAAATCTGAAGAGCAAGGACACAAGGCCACGAAAAACCACAACATTTCATTTCTCTGGTCCTCCAGTTTATTGTGAAAATGTACAGAGCGATTAACGGTAGGACTTCTGGTAGCGGGCACGAGCTCCAGGTCCACCGAACTTCTTGGACTCGCAGCGGCGTGGATCAGCCACCAGCAGGGTCCTGTCGTACTGAATCAGGATGTCTTTGATCTCCTTCTTGGAGGCCTCATCCACATCTGCAACGCAACAACACTTCACttatttatacagtaaacaTCTTCATAATCGGTCTTCTATCACTGGCACGTCATGAGCGCCGTTAGCAGGCCGACGGTCACTTCAGAGCTTTGAGATTAATGTTTCCCACAGCACAGATTTACAGTCACACGCCAAACCTTTATTGTAAGCAATATGTTGTAGTTTCAGATGTAAATGACGCAAAATATCTTATGCTTCTAGTACATGAATCCCACTTTCTATAAATAACAAGGTTCCTTAATACAGGCACATTTCCTCAACACCAAATATCTTTGTCACTGAAATAAACATCTTTTGTCAACATGAGTTTACAGGACTTTAACTACAGACATTTAAGAAgtgtttgttaaatgaaaaatattttaacactcACACTTCTGGTAGTATGCAACCAGGGCTTTGGAGATGGCCTGACGGATGGCTAGAGGACAGAAACAACAATTAGATGACCAGAACAGCTTAAAAGAAACTAACATGATCATCCAACAGCACAGAACCAAAAAGACAAGGAAAAGTATGTTTAGCCTACCATAGATCTGGGCGACATGTCCACCACCCTTAACTCTGACTCTGATGTCGACTCCAGCAAAACGCTCCTTCCCCAACAGCAGCACCGGCTCCAACAGCTGGAAGAGACACAAGCTTGTTGAAGATTTCCCTCTAAATGAACACGAAACGCGTGCTCAGTTCAACAAAAACGCCACTAATGATGGATTTTTCTACAGCTGCTGAAAGATAGATTGATTAGATCAAGTCAACACATAATGGAGTCATAAGATTTGGGCCTATCATGTTTCTTACAGTCATGCAAATTGCATACAATTATTCTCCGTTATAGTTGGGATGATTTACCTGCATAAACCCAGCTGAATGAAATAAACAGATATGACCATCACTATTACCACCACCTTCCTGCCAAAAGTTCTTGAAGCTTCagctcaaattaaatgaaattataattTAGTTGTAAAGCTAAAGATCACAGCATCATGCATGCTTTTAGCCATGTGACAAGGAAAACTAATAACTGGAGACATAAAGAAACTAGTACCACAAACTTAAGAGcaacagcattttatttaattaagaaaTCGTCATCAttttgttcttactctcaaatgtaagtcgctttgggtaaaagtctctgctaaatgactgtagaatagaatttaaaatgtgtttatgattTTAAACTTCCAGATGGAGTTCCATCACTTCCCACTTTACCAAAGTCACCAGATACCCTAACCCAGCCCCTCTCCAGCCTGGCTGCCATGGTAACAgctacatttttacattaagcTTCATCAGGAGAGCTCACCTTGTACTGGAGAGTGGCAGGCTCCACCATCTCCAAGGGTCTGCCGTTCACCTTGATCAGGCCATTACCCCTCTTGCAGTGGGCTACTGCTGTGGCGGTTTTCTGAGGAAAAATATTAGAGACACCAAATCAATGACACCATTTGCTTTAACTTagttacaaaaacatttaagctACCAAGCTTCATATCAAGATATGCTTCGTAAGTCTGTGTGACAATGCTGTACTTCAGCCACGAGATagatttatatattatat
The window above is part of the Melanotaenia boesemani isolate fMelBoe1 chromosome 23, fMelBoe1.pri, whole genome shotgun sequence genome. Proteins encoded here:
- the rps16 gene encoding 40S ribosomal protein S16 isoform X2, with amino-acid sequence MVEPATLQYKLLEPVLLLGKERFAGVDIRVRVKGGGHVAQIYAIRQAISKALVAYYQKYVDEASKKEIKDILIQYDRTLLVADPRRCESKKFGGPGARARYQKSYR
- the rps16 gene encoding 40S ribosomal protein S16 isoform X1, translated to MPPKGPLQSVQVFGRKKTATAVAHCKRGNGLIKVNGRPLEMVEPATLQYKLLEPVLLLGKERFAGVDIRVRVKGGGHVAQIYAIRQAISKALVAYYQKYVDEASKKEIKDILIQYDRTLLVADPRRCESKKFGGPGARARYQKSYR